A region of Planctomycetaceae bacterium DNA encodes the following proteins:
- a CDS encoding glycoside hydrolase N-terminal domain-containing protein, giving the protein MSTEQTTKIVLDHATPQWVEGLPMGNGDIGMMLYGGPEQLTLAFNKSDVWDYRVAPGQGLPEGLTFDEMVAIAQREDFESYNRIFKNWLAAENCSRPSMISCGQLDLSLLAGERVVQFSQELDLATATARVSSDSTEYREGRQSLSVETFVPARQGVIPVTIALSPDERKLWGKLRLWRPQSLDYDQPTAWQAGDIAGLNMTIANSVTFTLAVRVLGARGGWSLAGDEAIFAIDVCTGPVVLLATVVSSFDVPGQSTREAASDRLASHDIRSPERLAKTHRSWWGDFWSRSNIALPDARLERHWRVGLYVLGCSSRPGRKAPGLQGIWNKYNRPTWHTDYHTDMNTQMIFWPLYAANHLELTEPYYRLFAVEMRDEARRAAKEFFRRRGLYYPIAAGPHGHELAAPWAWPGAGAWIAQGFRWHWLYSRDEEFLAQAYPFLKELSLFYEDLLQKDEAGTYNLFPSYAPEMPDTRGYLMMAWGRNPTGDLAFVRILFEGLVEAAEVLGVDEADRRRWIAILDHLAPCPTDAQGRLLDLEGDRWAACRPMPVTMAPLYPGGQVGLGSSDAQRATAEEIYRAVVTRFKGAGHLMTWCAAAAAHLGLGDEAAALLTDYLDSTVLENGLHLLRSVPHYRSGDVTSGVMQIEATTALANAVNEMLLQSLDGVIRVFPAVPANWGDVSFAALRATGAFLVSARRCQGATQRVCIVSEKGGPCTLADPFGTGRAVLVSCAGEHGRDAHATGEEHGRDAHATHGRDARAMVQLAADARGCFVFPTRPGASYELTPGRD; this is encoded by the coding sequence ATGAGCACTGAGCAGACAACAAAGATCGTCCTCGATCACGCGACGCCCCAGTGGGTCGAGGGGTTGCCCATGGGCAATGGCGACATTGGCATGATGCTCTACGGCGGCCCCGAGCAACTGACGCTGGCGTTCAACAAGTCCGACGTGTGGGATTATCGCGTCGCGCCCGGGCAGGGGCTGCCGGAGGGGCTGACGTTCGATGAGATGGTGGCCATCGCCCAGCGGGAGGACTTTGAAAGCTACAACCGCATCTTCAAGAATTGGCTGGCGGCCGAGAACTGCTCGCGCCCGAGCATGATCTCTTGCGGGCAACTGGACCTGTCGCTGCTGGCCGGCGAGCGCGTGGTGCAGTTTTCGCAGGAGCTGGATCTGGCGACGGCCACAGCCCGCGTCAGCAGCGACAGCACGGAATATCGCGAGGGCAGGCAGAGCCTGAGCGTCGAGACGTTCGTACCGGCGCGGCAGGGCGTGATCCCGGTGACTATTGCCCTCTCGCCCGACGAGCGGAAGCTCTGGGGCAAGCTGCGCCTCTGGCGGCCGCAGAGCCTGGACTACGATCAGCCGACCGCCTGGCAGGCCGGCGACATCGCCGGATTGAACATGACCATCGCCAACAGCGTGACGTTCACCTTGGCCGTTCGCGTGCTGGGGGCTCGCGGCGGGTGGTCGCTCGCCGGCGACGAGGCGATCTTCGCCATCGATGTCTGCACCGGACCGGTTGTGCTGCTGGCGACGGTGGTCAGTTCGTTCGACGTGCCGGGGCAGTCCACGCGCGAAGCCGCGAGTGATCGATTGGCGAGTCACGATATTCGCTCGCCGGAGCGACTGGCCAAGACTCACCGCTCTTGGTGGGGCGATTTCTGGTCCCGATCGAACATCGCCCTGCCCGATGCCCGACTCGAGCGTCACTGGCGCGTCGGGCTGTACGTGCTCGGTTGCAGCAGCCGCCCCGGGCGCAAAGCGCCGGGCCTGCAGGGCATCTGGAACAAGTATAACCGTCCGACGTGGCACACCGACTACCACACGGACATGAACACCCAGATGATCTTCTGGCCGCTCTACGCGGCCAATCATCTGGAGCTGACCGAGCCGTACTACCGGCTCTTCGCCGTCGAGATGCGCGACGAAGCCCGCCGCGCGGCCAAAGAGTTCTTCCGCCGCCGCGGGCTGTACTATCCCATCGCCGCCGGCCCGCACGGGCACGAGCTGGCCGCCCCGTGGGCTTGGCCGGGCGCCGGGGCGTGGATCGCCCAGGGCTTCCGCTGGCACTGGCTGTACTCGCGGGACGAAGAGTTCCTCGCCCAGGCATACCCGTTCCTGAAGGAACTGAGCCTGTTCTACGAGGACCTGCTGCAGAAGGACGAGGCCGGCACGTACAATCTTTTTCCCAGCTATGCCCCGGAGATGCCCGACACGCGCGGGTATTTGATGATGGCCTGGGGCCGCAACCCCACCGGCGACCTGGCCTTCGTCCGCATCCTCTTCGAGGGGCTGGTCGAGGCCGCCGAGGTGCTGGGCGTCGACGAGGCGGACCGCCGGCGATGGATCGCGATCCTCGACCATCTGGCGCCCTGTCCGACCGACGCGCAGGGGCGACTGCTCGATCTCGAAGGCGACCGCTGGGCCGCGTGCAGGCCCATGCCCGTCACGATGGCTCCGCTGTACCCGGGCGGCCAGGTCGGTCTGGGCAGCAGCGACGCCCAGCGAGCGACGGCTGAGGAAATCTATCGGGCGGTTGTGACGCGGTTCAAGGGCGCCGGCCACCTGATGACCTGGTGCGCCGCCGCGGCGGCGCATCTGGGCCTGGGCGACGAGGCAGCGGCGCTGCTCACTGATTATCTCGATAGCACGGTGCTGGAGAACGGTCTGCACCTGCTGCGATCGGTGCCGCATTACCGCAGCGGCGACGTGACCTCCGGCGTCATGCAGATCGAGGCTACCACCGCCCTGGCCAACGCGGTCAATGAGATGCTGCTGCAAAGTCTCGATGGTGTGATTCGCGTATTTCCAGCCGTGCCTGCGAACTGGGGCGATGTGTCATTCGCCGCCCTTCGCGCAACCGGAGCGTTCCTGGTGTCGGCCCGGCGGTGCCAGGGGGCTACGCAGCGAGTCTGCATTGTCAGCGAGAAGGGCGGGCCATGCACGCTGGCCGATCCGTTCGGCACGGGTCGGGCCGTGCTGGTTTCCTGCGCCGGGGAGCATGGGCGAGACGCCCATGCCACAGGGGAAGAGCATGGGCGAGACGCCCATGCTACTCACGGGCGGGACGCCCGTGCCATGGTGCAGCTTGCTGCCGACGCGCGCGGGTGCTTCGTCTTCCCCACCCGGCCGGGCGCCAGCTATGAACTGACGCCCGGCCGGGACTGA
- a CDS encoding glycoside hydrolase N-terminal domain-containing protein: protein MSRTDPTGETRIVLDHPTPKWVEGLPLGNGDMGVVVHGSPQQVTLGFNKSTVWDYRISPGQGLPEDKTTFNELVKRAGAGDWAWCDTIYKDWLERENSSGPSLQPCGQLDLNLLPGERSLGFRQELDLETAMARVHCPCSEYREHKQAFTIETFVPARDKVIPVTIYNVPDKKLFGKARLWRQQSLDCPGGSAWVDGDIAGIDVSIPESIDYTLAVRVVGGRCSWEASASEAVLTIAPELGKLVLLVTIVTSRDDHDTRSAAVARLCGLTPDAPAELEDPHRAWWQKFWSASSVNVPDAALQKGWRWGMYLFGSSSQPGCQAPGLQGIWNLYNRPAWHTDYHADGNVEILHQCAYTNNHLELLEPLYRLYAVEMRDETRRAAKEYFNRRGLYIPMAGGPHGHELAAPWAWPGAGAWVAQYFWWHYLYSQDTEFLRWAYPFLKELSLFYEGFLSKNDRGLYDLGPSFSPEMIDWRAWLMMCWGKNVTMDLAMLRVLLTALIESSRVLGVDEGDRTRWSEILEHLPPYPEKLGYWLDVENEEYLVLEPSIPRIGPLWPAAEVDVASPPSVQQVAWNTFKRIRGHYDGGNHCSIWLACAAAQLGKGGDAVASIHKCTDHRRDNGMNDMMQLDPCYGTAAAVAHLLLQSLKGVIRVFPAVPESWKDASFQTLRAVGAFLVSAQRESGKTTRVRIDSEKGGLCVVADPFGAGRAVLSSSGKNVELTTDADGCFRFETQSGQSYSVTPSGGSK, encoded by the coding sequence ATGAGCAGGACGGATCCCACGGGCGAAACACGAATCGTTCTCGATCACCCCACGCCGAAGTGGGTGGAGGGGCTGCCGCTGGGCAATGGCGACATGGGCGTTGTCGTCCATGGCTCGCCGCAGCAGGTGACGCTGGGGTTCAACAAGTCCACGGTCTGGGATTATCGAATCAGTCCGGGGCAGGGCCTGCCGGAAGACAAGACGACGTTTAACGAGCTCGTCAAACGCGCAGGGGCTGGCGACTGGGCCTGGTGCGACACCATCTATAAGGACTGGCTCGAGCGCGAGAACTCGTCGGGGCCTTCGCTTCAGCCGTGCGGGCAGCTTGACCTGAACCTGCTGCCGGGCGAGCGGTCACTGGGCTTTCGCCAGGAGTTGGACCTGGAGACCGCGATGGCGCGGGTGCATTGCCCGTGCAGCGAGTATCGCGAGCACAAGCAGGCTTTCACCATCGAGACGTTCGTGCCCGCTCGCGACAAGGTCATTCCCGTCACGATCTACAACGTGCCTGACAAGAAACTCTTCGGCAAGGCGCGGCTGTGGAGGCAGCAGTCGCTGGACTGCCCCGGCGGCAGCGCGTGGGTCGATGGTGACATCGCCGGCATCGACGTGTCGATCCCGGAGAGCATCGACTACACATTGGCCGTGCGCGTCGTCGGCGGGCGGTGCTCGTGGGAGGCCTCGGCCAGCGAGGCGGTGCTGACGATCGCGCCGGAGCTGGGCAAGCTCGTGCTGCTGGTGACGATCGTCACGTCGCGTGACGATCACGACACCCGTTCGGCGGCCGTCGCGCGCTTGTGCGGTCTTACGCCCGATGCGCCGGCGGAACTGGAAGACCCACATCGCGCGTGGTGGCAGAAGTTCTGGTCGGCCTCGAGCGTGAACGTGCCGGACGCGGCGCTGCAGAAGGGCTGGCGGTGGGGGATGTACCTTTTCGGGTCGAGCAGCCAGCCGGGCTGCCAGGCCCCGGGGCTGCAGGGGATCTGGAATCTGTACAATCGCCCCGCCTGGCATACCGACTACCACGCCGATGGCAACGTCGAGATCCTGCACCAGTGCGCGTACACCAACAATCATCTGGAGCTGCTCGAACCGCTATACCGCCTTTACGCCGTCGAGATGCGCGACGAAACGCGGCGGGCGGCCAAGGAATATTTCAACCGCCGCGGGCTGTACATCCCGATGGCCGGAGGCCCGCACGGGCACGAGCTGGCGGCGCCGTGGGCCTGGCCGGGCGCGGGGGCGTGGGTCGCCCAGTACTTCTGGTGGCATTATCTGTACAGCCAGGACACCGAGTTCTTGCGATGGGCGTATCCATTCCTGAAGGAACTGAGCCTGTTCTACGAAGGCTTCCTGAGCAAGAACGACCGCGGCCTGTACGATCTGGGCCCGTCGTTTTCGCCGGAGATGATCGACTGGCGCGCGTGGCTGATGATGTGCTGGGGCAAGAACGTCACGATGGATTTGGCGATGCTGCGCGTGCTGCTGACGGCCTTGATCGAAAGCTCGCGCGTGCTCGGCGTGGACGAGGGCGACCGCACCCGCTGGAGCGAGATACTCGAACATCTGCCGCCGTATCCCGAAAAGCTGGGGTACTGGCTCGATGTCGAGAATGAGGAATACCTCGTGCTTGAGCCGTCGATCCCGCGGATCGGTCCGCTCTGGCCGGCGGCCGAGGTCGACGTCGCCAGCCCGCCATCGGTGCAACAGGTGGCGTGGAACACGTTCAAGCGCATCCGCGGGCACTACGACGGCGGAAACCACTGCTCGATCTGGCTGGCGTGTGCGGCCGCCCAACTGGGCAAGGGTGGCGATGCCGTCGCCTCGATCCACAAGTGCACCGACCACCGCCGCGATAACGGCATGAATGACATGATGCAGTTGGACCCCTGCTACGGCACGGCCGCGGCTGTGGCGCACCTGCTGCTGCAGAGCCTCAAGGGCGTCATCCGCGTGTTCCCGGCCGTGCCGGAGAGCTGGAAGGACGCATCGTTCCAGACGCTGCGCGCGGTGGGAGCGTTCCTGGTCTCGGCCCAGCGCGAGAGCGGCAAGACCACGCGGGTTCGCATCGACAGCGAGAAGGGCGGTCTGTGCGTCGTGGCCGATCCGTTCGGCGCTGGCCGGGCGGTGCTGTCTTCCTCCGGAAAGAATGTGGAGTTGACGACCGACGCAGACGGCTGTTTCCGATTCGAGACGCAATCCGGGCAATCGTATTCAGTCACCCCCTCCGGGGGCTCCAAATGA
- a CDS encoding cation-translocating P-type ATPase: MPDTFFDIDAITGLTDEQAQDRLAREGYNELPSTRRRGLGSIALSVIKEPMFLLLVACGAVYMGVGDFQEALMLLGFVAVIMGITIVQERRTERALEALRDLSSPRALVVRSGRQQRIPGREVARGDMIILTEGDRVPADAIVRQCMGLTADESLLTGESVPVHKTARAAGDEFDRPGGEGLAGVFCGSLITGGQGAAQVVATGMATQMGQIGKALQTIEQQRSPLQRQTARLVRTLAAVGLTLCAAVVLVYALMRGGGALEWKNAVLAGLTLAMATLPEEFPVVLTIFLAMGAWRISRRGVLTRRTAAVETLGATTVLCVDKTGTLTQNRMSISKLWTGDDIFNLATPHDRLPERFHRLLEFGVLASKKDPFDPMDRALKALGREYLASTEHLHESWTLVHEYPLSGELLALSHVWVSPDGKRAMIAAKGAPEAVADLCHMNDPQRRRLVEKVAAMADEGLRVLGVARGLPAGPDDLPGRQHDFDFEFLGLVGLADPVRPAVKAAIEQCHSAGIRVIMITGDYPGTAANIARQIGMDPGGILTGSDLDAMSDADLQQRIADTNVVARVVPQQKLRIVNALKAGGEVVAMTGDGVNDAPALKAAHIGLAMGGRGTDVAREAASLVLLDDDFSSIVQAVRLGRRIFDNIKKAVAYIFAIHVPIAGLSLVPVFFTGLDDLILQPVHILFLELIIDPSCTMIFEAEPAEADVMSRRPRNPAEPLYSLPVLALSLLQGLVVLAITLGVFIIARRNGHSEDNARGLTFASLVVANLALILTNRSWTQTVWAMFKVRNRAVWFVLGGAATCLALVLFVPPLQQLFHFAPLHANDLLICLAAGALSILWFEVLKILRRRKG, encoded by the coding sequence ATGCCAGATACTTTCTTTGATATCGACGCGATCACCGGCCTGACCGACGAGCAGGCGCAGGACCGCCTCGCGCGCGAGGGGTACAACGAACTGCCTTCCACGCGGCGGCGCGGGCTGGGGTCGATTGCCCTGAGCGTCATCAAGGAGCCGATGTTCCTGCTGCTGGTGGCCTGCGGGGCGGTGTACATGGGCGTGGGCGATTTCCAGGAAGCCCTGATGCTGCTGGGGTTCGTCGCGGTCATCATGGGCATTACCATCGTGCAGGAGCGTCGCACCGAGCGGGCGCTGGAGGCGCTGCGCGATCTGTCCAGCCCCCGCGCGCTGGTCGTCCGCAGCGGCAGGCAGCAGCGCATCCCCGGACGCGAGGTCGCCCGCGGCGACATGATCATCCTCACCGAAGGCGACCGCGTGCCCGCCGACGCCATCGTGCGGCAGTGCATGGGGCTGACGGCCGACGAGTCGCTGCTGACGGGCGAGTCGGTTCCGGTACACAAGACCGCCCGCGCCGCCGGCGACGAGTTCGACCGCCCCGGCGGCGAGGGGCTGGCCGGCGTCTTCTGCGGCAGCTTGATCACCGGCGGCCAAGGGGCGGCGCAGGTTGTGGCAACGGGCATGGCCACGCAGATGGGGCAGATCGGCAAGGCCCTGCAGACCATCGAGCAGCAGCGCTCGCCCCTGCAGCGCCAGACCGCCCGCCTGGTGCGCACGCTGGCGGCAGTGGGGCTGACGCTCTGCGCGGCGGTGGTGTTGGTCTACGCCCTGATGCGCGGTGGCGGCGCCCTGGAGTGGAAGAACGCCGTGCTGGCCGGGCTGACGCTGGCGATGGCCACGCTGCCCGAAGAGTTCCCCGTCGTGCTGACGATCTTTCTGGCGATGGGCGCGTGGCGCATCTCGCGCAGGGGCGTGCTGACGCGCCGCACCGCCGCGGTCGAGACCCTCGGGGCCACCACCGTCCTGTGCGTCGACAAGACCGGAACGCTGACGCAGAACCGCATGTCGATCAGCAAGCTCTGGACCGGCGACGACATCTTCAACCTGGCCACGCCCCACGATCGCCTGCCCGAGCGGTTTCACCGCCTGCTGGAGTTCGGCGTTTTGGCCAGCAAGAAAGACCCCTTCGACCCGATGGACCGCGCCCTCAAGGCCCTGGGGCGCGAGTACCTCGCCAGCACCGAGCACCTCCACGAGAGCTGGACCCTCGTGCATGAGTACCCGCTCTCGGGCGAACTGCTGGCGCTGTCGCACGTGTGGGTCTCGCCCGACGGCAAACGCGCGATGATCGCCGCCAAGGGCGCCCCCGAGGCCGTCGCCGACCTGTGCCACATGAACGACCCCCAGCGCCGCCGCCTCGTCGAGAAAGTTGCCGCCATGGCCGACGAGGGGCTGCGCGTCCTGGGCGTGGCTCGCGGCCTGCCCGCCGGACCCGACGACCTGCCCGGACGCCAGCATGACTTCGATTTCGAGTTCCTGGGCCTGGTGGGCCTGGCCGACCCCGTGCGCCCCGCGGTCAAGGCCGCCATCGAACAGTGCCACAGCGCCGGCATCCGCGTGATCATGATCACCGGCGACTATCCCGGCACGGCTGCCAACATCGCGAGGCAGATCGGGATGGACCCCGGCGGGATCCTCACCGGCTCGGACCTTGACGCGATGAGCGACGCTGACCTGCAGCAGCGTATCGCCGACACGAATGTGGTCGCCCGAGTCGTGCCCCAGCAGAAGCTGCGCATCGTCAACGCCCTCAAGGCCGGCGGCGAAGTCGTCGCCATGACCGGCGACGGCGTTAACGACGCCCCCGCCCTCAAGGCCGCCCATATCGGCCTGGCCATGGGCGGGCGCGGCACGGATGTAGCCCGCGAGGCGGCGAGCCTGGTCCTGCTCGACGACGACTTTTCCTCCATCGTTCAGGCCGTGCGCCTCGGGCGGCGGATCTTCGACAACATCAAAAAGGCCGTCGCCTACATCTTCGCCATCCATGTGCCCATCGCCGGTCTGTCGCTGGTCCCGGTGTTCTTCACCGGCCTGGACGATCTGATCCTGCAGCCGGTACACATCCTCTTTCTGGAGCTGATCATCGACCCGTCCTGCACGATGATTTTCGAAGCCGAGCCCGCCGAGGCCGACGTGATGTCCCGCCGCCCGCGAAACCCCGCCGAGCCGCTCTATTCGCTGCCGGTGCTGGCGTTGAGCTTGCTGCAGGGCCTGGTCGTGCTGGCGATTACGCTGGGCGTCTTCATCATCGCCCGCCGCAACGGGCACAGCGAAGACAATGCCCGCGGCCTGACCTTCGCCTCGCTGGTGGTGGCCAACCTGGCGCTGATCCTCACCAATCGCTCCTGGACGCAAACGGTCTGGGCAATGTTCAAAGTGCGCAACCGCGCCGTCTGGTTTGTCCTCGGCGGGGCCGCAACCTGCCTGGCGCTGGTGCTCTTCGTGCCGCCGCTGCAGCAACTGTTTCACTTCGCCCCGCTGCACGCCAACGACCTGCTGATCTGCCTGGCCGCCGGCGCTCTGAGCATCCTTTGGTTCGAAGTGCTCAAGATCCTCCGCCGACGCAAAGGTTAG
- a CDS encoding PfkB family carbohydrate kinase encodes MHYDITFIGHMCYDEITAYQGTPHVAPGSAVLCGAMAAVGAGATVAVVAKMAPADAHILAPMTDRGVTAFVIPAQETTYSRVIHESPDPDVRRLILAKSAGFIALDEVPGLDSSFVHLAGISNEEFTMELMAALKARGYSLSTDMQSFVRQVDPLTREIAFADVAAKKDIAALMDRLKLDVVEAKILTGTDDLEKAALIVESWGCPEVLITRQDGVLVRAGGQTRFEKFSNASIVGRTGRGDTTFAAYMAWRLNHAPAESIRFAAALVSIKMETKGPFTGTLDAVLQRMTRSHGAKQ; translated from the coding sequence ATGCATTACGACATCACCTTTATCGGCCACATGTGTTACGACGAGATCACCGCCTACCAGGGCACGCCGCACGTCGCGCCGGGCAGCGCCGTGCTGTGCGGGGCGATGGCGGCCGTCGGCGCGGGGGCGACCGTCGCCGTCGTCGCCAAAATGGCCCCGGCCGACGCGCATATCCTGGCGCCCATGACCGACCGCGGCGTCACAGCGTTCGTCATCCCCGCCCAGGAGACCACATACAGCCGCGTGATTCACGAAAGCCCCGACCCGGACGTGCGGCGGCTGATCCTGGCCAAGAGCGCCGGATTCATCGCCCTTGACGAAGTGCCTGGGCTCGATTCGTCGTTCGTACACCTGGCGGGCATCAGCAACGAAGAGTTCACGATGGAACTGATGGCCGCCCTGAAGGCGCGCGGCTACAGCCTCTCGACCGACATGCAGAGCTTTGTGCGACAGGTGGACCCGCTCACGCGCGAGATCGCCTTCGCCGACGTGGCGGCCAAGAAGGACATCGCCGCCCTGATGGACCGCCTCAAGCTCGACGTCGTCGAGGCGAAGATCCTTACCGGCACCGACGATCTGGAAAAAGCCGCCCTGATCGTTGAGAGCTGGGGCTGCCCCGAGGTGCTCATCACCCGCCAGGATGGCGTCCTCGTGCGGGCCGGCGGGCAAACGCGCTTCGAGAAATTCAGCAACGCCAGCATCGTCGGCCGCACCGGCCGAGGCGATACCACCTTCGCCGCATACATGGCCTGGCGGCTGAATCACGCACCGGCCGAAAGCATCCGCTTCGCCGCCGCGCTGGTGTCGATCAAGATGGAAACAAAAGGCCCCTTCACCGGCACGCTGGATGCGGTACTGCAACGGATGACCCGCTCGCATGGAGCTAAACAATGA
- a CDS encoding sialate O-acetylesterase has product MKAFVAVLSSAFLLLLTACGQQSQMKPEAAHNTDGQQTVKVFILAGQSNMGGAGNVAELFEQQRKIPPSIRLWEGGQFRELVWNKSFGPEVGFADGLLKAGVAGPVVLVKLGPGGTHLYGDWAPDGKADANGRGGLYAKLMAEVAAATQAIEAQGKHARIAGMCWMQGERDARDKVMGESYRANLKAFVARLRKDTAVADMPVVIARISPRKIVVDLGPAFQVQPYRQAVREAQEKVARDDGRAAWIDADDLPQFDNLHYDAAGQLMLGRRFASAMLKLMGVSGWDKIVP; this is encoded by the coding sequence ATGAAGGCATTTGTTGCGGTCCTGAGTTCGGCATTTCTCCTGCTGCTGACTGCCTGCGGGCAACAATCACAAATGAAACCTGAAGCTGCTCACAACACGGACGGGCAACAAACCGTCAAAGTCTTCATCCTGGCCGGCCAATCGAACATGGGCGGGGCGGGCAACGTCGCCGAACTGTTCGAGCAGCAGCGCAAGATCCCGCCCAGCATCCGCCTCTGGGAAGGAGGGCAGTTCCGCGAGTTGGTATGGAACAAGAGCTTCGGGCCCGAGGTCGGCTTTGCCGACGGCCTGCTCAAGGCCGGCGTGGCCGGCCCGGTGGTGCTCGTCAAGCTCGGGCCCGGCGGCACGCACCTCTATGGCGACTGGGCCCCCGACGGCAAGGCCGACGCCAACGGGCGCGGCGGGCTCTACGCCAAGCTGATGGCCGAAGTGGCCGCGGCGACCCAGGCCATCGAAGCCCAGGGCAAACACGCCCGGATCGCCGGCATGTGCTGGATGCAGGGCGAACGCGACGCGCGCGACAAAGTCATGGGCGAATCGTACCGTGCCAACCTCAAGGCCTTCGTCGCCCGCCTCCGCAAGGACACGGCCGTGGCCGACATGCCCGTGGTCATTGCGCGCATCAGCCCCCGCAAGATCGTCGTCGATCTGGGCCCGGCCTTCCAGGTGCAGCCGTATCGCCAGGCGGTGCGAGAGGCGCAGGAAAAAGTCGCCCGCGACGACGGCCGCGCCGCCTGGATCGACGCCGACGACCTACCGCAGTTCGACAACCTGCACTACGACGCCGCCGGCCAATTGATGCTAGGCCGCCGCTTCGCCAGCGCCATGCTCAAGCTGATGGGCGTATCCGGCTGGGACAAGATCGTCCCATAG
- a CDS encoding PEP-CTERM sorting domain-containing protein (PEP-CTERM proteins occur, often in large numbers, in the proteomes of bacteria that also encode an exosortase, a predicted intramembrane cysteine proteinase. The presence of a PEP-CTERM domain at a protein's C-terminus predicts cleavage within the sorting domain, followed by covalent anchoring to some some component of the (usually Gram-negative) cell surface. Many PEP-CTERM proteins exhibit an unusual sequence composition that includes large numbers of potential glycosylation sites. Expression of one such protein has been shown restore the ability of a bacterium to form floc, a type of biofilm.) → MRGTCKTTRIALAAGLVLFLSHAGVAEVITVNRSALAVYAGGELNTGSGIVISGSLAAGGDIWIDNDSTISANVYGGGAVGMDQNMSVSGRIVSAGDVWINKNSTVGAIDAGGEVSFGSGVTTAGIRAVGGVTVSSSSQVNGSVQSASDVSLASKSHVYGDVIYGGKYSKNSKAVVDGQARRGGAAAPDTWTTEALATSTLGSQGAYRWYNSNSVTSLASGDYGRFDFGSGSTIYLTQAGTYNFQSLNLGGNVRIVAQADSGEIVINIQEDFCAVSGLDFSRVGSNAVTLKAGGDVEIGSNGQVAATIFNFGQTFNVGSGTVIEGSIYAAGNLWIASNVHVQASIPAEGSTHQQVPEPATLVLLAMGGVTIMLRRRQVA, encoded by the coding sequence ATGAGAGGAACCTGCAAGACAACCCGGATCGCCCTGGCGGCAGGGCTTGTGCTGTTTTTGTCGCACGCTGGCGTGGCCGAAGTCATCACCGTCAATCGCAGCGCCCTGGCCGTCTACGCCGGCGGGGAACTCAACACGGGATCAGGCATCGTGATTTCAGGCTCGCTGGCGGCCGGCGGAGACATCTGGATCGACAACGACAGCACGATCTCCGCAAACGTCTACGGCGGCGGGGCAGTTGGCATGGACCAGAACATGTCCGTCAGCGGGCGGATCGTCTCGGCGGGCGATGTCTGGATCAACAAGAACAGCACCGTCGGGGCTATCGACGCCGGCGGGGAGGTGTCATTTGGGTCTGGCGTGACCACGGCCGGCATCCGTGCCGTGGGCGGCGTGACCGTCAGTTCCAGTTCACAGGTCAACGGTTCGGTGCAGAGCGCCTCGGACGTTTCGCTGGCGAGCAAGTCGCACGTCTACGGCGACGTCATCTATGGGGGCAAGTACAGCAAGAACAGCAAGGCCGTCGTCGATGGCCAGGCGCGACGCGGAGGCGCTGCCGCCCCGGATACCTGGACGACCGAGGCGCTGGCCACCTCCACACTGGGTTCCCAAGGGGCTTACCGGTGGTACAACAGCAACTCGGTCACCTCGCTAGCCAGCGGCGATTACGGACGTTTCGATTTTGGCAGCGGCTCCACCATCTACCTCACGCAAGCCGGGACCTATAACTTTCAGTCGCTGAACCTCGGCGGTAATGTCCGCATCGTCGCCCAGGCGGATTCTGGAGAGATCGTCATCAACATTCAAGAGGACTTCTGCGCCGTCAGCGGCCTGGACTTCTCCCGCGTCGGGTCCAACGCCGTGACGCTCAAGGCCGGCGGCGACGTCGAGATCGGCAGTAACGGCCAGGTTGCCGCCACGATCTTCAATTTCGGTCAGACGTTCAATGTCGGCAGCGGGACGGTGATCGAGGGCTCGATTTACGCCGCCGGGAATCTGTGGATCGCTTCGAACGTTCACGTACAGGCCAGCATCCCCGCCGAAGGCAGCACTCATCAGCAAGTGCCCGAGCCGGCGACGCTGGTCCTGCTGGCGATGGGCGGCGTCACGATTATGCTTCGCCGCCGCCAAGTGGCCTGA